From one Streptomyces sp. N50 genomic stretch:
- a CDS encoding MFS transporter, whose translation MLDENRKHPSIWRHRDFLLLWGGQTVSEMGSQVTILALPLVAVVLLEASAFQVGLLSAAETSAYLLVALPAGAIVDRVPKLRLMIWCNLALFLVIGSVPLAHAVGALTLAQLYAVALVSSVFSVFFSVAYQSYLPVLLDRDQLMDGNGKVAVSGSVAQIAGPSLGAGLVALVGAAGAMAADALSFALSAGSLTAVRTREPRRPAAEADRRRPRLWAQIREGLSYVTRDPILRNSVAFNGTANFFVIMVETLGPVFLIRTLHLRPALVGLLLALGAVGGVAGGVAARYLARKVGSARISWISMTVLSLPGLLIPLAGHGWWVLLFGFGWISWTFASTVAGVSLTTYRQAACPPDMLGRVSAAARWITWGTLPLGGVAGGALATALGVRTTLWIAVTGGCCAGLWLFFSPLRGMRDIPLGRPEPELAGGLP comes from the coding sequence ATGCTTGATGAGAACAGAAAACATCCTTCGATCTGGCGTCATCGCGACTTCCTGCTCTTATGGGGTGGGCAGACGGTCAGTGAGATGGGGTCGCAAGTCACCATCCTGGCCCTGCCGTTGGTCGCCGTCGTGCTGTTGGAGGCCTCCGCATTCCAGGTAGGCCTGTTGTCGGCCGCGGAGACGAGTGCGTATCTGCTGGTGGCGCTGCCGGCCGGGGCCATAGTCGACCGGGTCCCCAAGCTCCGGCTGATGATCTGGTGCAACCTCGCGCTGTTCCTGGTGATCGGCTCGGTGCCGCTGGCGCACGCGGTCGGGGCGCTGACGCTCGCCCAGCTCTACGCCGTCGCGCTGGTCTCCAGCGTCTTCTCCGTGTTCTTCTCGGTGGCCTACCAGAGTTATCTGCCGGTGCTGCTCGACCGTGACCAGCTCATGGACGGCAACGGCAAGGTCGCCGTCTCCGGGTCGGTCGCGCAAATCGCCGGGCCCAGTCTGGGCGCGGGGCTGGTGGCGCTGGTCGGCGCCGCGGGGGCGATGGCCGCCGACGCCCTCTCCTTCGCGTTGTCGGCGGGCTCACTGACGGCTGTCCGTACCCGTGAGCCACGCCGGCCCGCGGCCGAAGCCGACCGGAGGCGGCCCAGGCTGTGGGCGCAGATCCGCGAGGGGCTCTCCTATGTCACCCGTGACCCCATCCTGCGGAACTCGGTGGCCTTCAACGGCACAGCCAACTTCTTCGTCATCATGGTGGAGACCCTCGGCCCGGTGTTCCTGATCCGCACGCTGCATCTGCGTCCCGCCCTGGTCGGGCTGCTGCTGGCGCTGGGGGCCGTCGGCGGGGTGGCCGGCGGCGTGGCGGCACGGTACCTCGCCCGGAAGGTCGGCTCGGCGAGGATCAGCTGGATCTCGATGACCGTGCTGTCCCTGCCCGGCCTGCTGATCCCGCTCGCCGGACACGGCTGGTGGGTGCTGCTGTTCGGCTTCGGCTGGATCTCCTGGACCTTCGCCTCCACCGTCGCGGGGGTCTCGCTGACCACTTACCGCCAGGCCGCCTGCCCGCCGGACATGCTCGGCCGGGTCAGTGCCGCCGCACGCTGGATCACCTGGGGCACGCTGCCGCTGGGCGGCGTGGCCGGTGGCGCGCTCGCCACCGCCCTCGGCGTCCGGACCACCTTGTGGATCGCCGTCACCGGCGGCTGCTGCGCGGGACTGTGGCTGTTCTTCTCACCCTTGCGTGGCATGCGCGACATCCCTCTCGGAAGGCCCGAGCCCGAGCTCGCCGGCGGACTGCCGTGA
- a CDS encoding ROK family transcriptional regulator, with product MAGTSGTPGNGTGVGTGTPGTPRVLRAMNDRAALDLLLEHGPLSRTRIGKLTGLSKPTASQLLARLEAAGLVLATGTSEGRPGPNAQLYVVNPSAAYAAGLDVTPERIRAAVADVTGRTVGEFELATPGRRPAQPVVRQVTDALDGAVKAAGLARDDVHRLVIGTPGAFDPNTGRLRYASHLPGWHSPALLDELAAALPMPVEYENDVNLVAIAEQRLGAARGHGDFVLLWNEGGLGAALVLGGRLHRGWTGGAGEVGFLPVPGAPLVRQVTKANSGGYQALAGSQALPQLARELGITEIPTGPYAEVAAALVATAADHTSGPQRRLLEIYATHLATGLASLVSVLDPELVVLSGASLAAGGEPLRALVQAELEELAASRPRLVVGDVHEHPVLRGALESALATTRDEVFDTSR from the coding sequence ATGGCAGGAACCTCCGGTACCCCCGGCAACGGCACCGGCGTCGGCACCGGCACCCCGGGCACCCCCCGCGTCCTGCGCGCCATGAACGACCGCGCCGCCCTGGACCTCCTCCTGGAGCACGGCCCGCTCTCCCGCACCCGGATCGGCAAGCTCACCGGCCTCTCCAAGCCGACCGCCTCGCAGCTGCTGGCCCGGCTGGAGGCGGCGGGGCTCGTGCTCGCCACCGGGACGAGCGAGGGGCGGCCGGGGCCCAACGCCCAGCTGTACGTGGTCAATCCGAGTGCCGCCTACGCCGCCGGGCTCGACGTCACTCCGGAACGCATCCGCGCCGCCGTCGCCGACGTCACCGGCCGGACGGTGGGGGAGTTCGAGCTCGCCACCCCGGGCCGGCGGCCCGCCCAGCCCGTCGTGCGGCAGGTCACCGACGCCCTCGACGGAGCCGTCAAGGCCGCCGGGCTCGCCCGGGACGACGTCCACCGCCTCGTCATCGGCACCCCGGGCGCCTTCGACCCCAACACCGGACGGCTGCGCTACGCCTCCCACCTCCCGGGCTGGCACTCCCCCGCCCTCCTCGACGAACTCGCCGCCGCGCTGCCGATGCCGGTGGAGTACGAGAACGACGTCAACCTCGTCGCCATCGCCGAGCAGCGGCTCGGCGCGGCCCGCGGGCACGGGGACTTCGTGCTGCTGTGGAACGAGGGCGGTCTCGGCGCCGCCCTCGTCCTCGGCGGCCGGCTGCACCGCGGCTGGACCGGCGGCGCGGGCGAGGTCGGCTTCCTGCCGGTGCCGGGCGCACCCCTGGTCCGCCAGGTGACCAAGGCCAACAGCGGTGGTTACCAGGCCCTGGCCGGTTCGCAGGCCCTGCCCCAGCTCGCCCGCGAACTCGGCATCACCGAGATCCCGACGGGTCCCTACGCCGAGGTCGCCGCCGCCCTCGTCGCCACCGCCGCCGACCACACCAGCGGTCCCCAGCGGCGGCTCCTGGAGATCTACGCGACCCACCTCGCGACCGGTCTCGCCTCCCTCGTCTCCGTACTCGACCCCGAACTCGTCGTCCTCAGCGGTGCCTCGCTGGCCGCCGGCGGCGAACCTCTCCGCGCCCTGGTCCAGGCCGAGTTGGAGGAGCTGGCGGCGTCGCGGCCCCGGCTCGTCGTCGGCGACGTCCATGAACACCCCGTGCTGCGCGGCGCGTTGGAGAGCGCGCTGGCAACGACCCGCGACGAGGTCTTCGACACCTCGCGCTGA
- a CDS encoding ABC transporter substrate-binding protein yields MPGISRKAVIAVAASASFALLATACTGQSSSGASDDASKDVTINFWHAWSAASELSAVKSLVAGFEKAHPNIHVNVVGNMTDDKINQALRTGGGKSPDVISSFTTNNVGKFCSSGALVDLNPFFKKANIDPETTFPKAMNEYTQFDGNRCTAPLLGDAYGLYYNKTEFAKAGITSPPKTWSEFEADAKKLTISKGDTYSQLGFMPDYHGWETTTEHIFAQFSPTYFDKSGKSALATDPAFKAGFTLQKKLVDELGGFKKLESYRSTLGDEWGDKHPFHTGQVAMQLDGEWRLGMATAANPKLDIGVAPLPVPDDQVAQYGKGYITGTITGIAANSKKQNAAWEFVKYITTDTDAVVNFSNGIHNVPSTLAALKSPKLKYDPRFKTFLDIASNQYSTTSPASINGGVYLTTIQNLGYDYESGKVKDLDSALKSTAKQIDTDIAQAK; encoded by the coding sequence ATGCCCGGAATATCCCGGAAAGCGGTCATCGCAGTCGCCGCCTCCGCCTCCTTCGCCCTTCTCGCGACCGCCTGTACGGGCCAGTCCTCGTCCGGTGCCTCCGACGACGCCTCGAAGGACGTGACCATCAACTTCTGGCACGCCTGGAGCGCCGCCTCCGAGCTGAGCGCCGTGAAGTCGCTGGTCGCCGGGTTCGAGAAGGCGCACCCCAACATCCATGTGAACGTGGTCGGCAACATGACCGACGACAAGATCAACCAGGCGCTGCGCACCGGTGGCGGCAAGTCCCCTGACGTGATCTCGTCGTTCACCACGAACAACGTCGGCAAGTTCTGTTCGTCGGGCGCCTTGGTCGATCTCAACCCCTTCTTCAAGAAGGCGAACATCGACCCGGAGACGACGTTCCCGAAGGCGATGAACGAGTACACCCAGTTCGACGGAAACCGCTGCACCGCACCCCTGTTGGGCGACGCCTACGGGCTCTACTACAACAAGACGGAATTCGCGAAGGCCGGCATCACCAGCCCGCCCAAGACCTGGTCCGAATTCGAGGCCGACGCCAAGAAGTTGACGATCAGCAAGGGCGACACGTACTCGCAACTCGGGTTCATGCCGGACTACCACGGCTGGGAGACCACCACCGAGCACATCTTCGCCCAGTTCTCGCCGACGTACTTCGACAAGAGCGGCAAGTCGGCGCTCGCCACCGACCCCGCGTTCAAGGCCGGTTTCACCCTCCAGAAGAAGCTCGTCGACGAACTCGGCGGCTTCAAGAAGCTGGAGAGCTACCGCTCCACCCTCGGCGACGAGTGGGGCGACAAGCACCCCTTCCACACCGGCCAGGTCGCGATGCAGCTCGACGGCGAGTGGCGGCTCGGGATGGCCACGGCGGCAAATCCCAAGCTGGACATCGGAGTTGCCCCGCTGCCCGTCCCGGACGACCAGGTCGCCCAGTACGGCAAGGGCTACATCACCGGCACGATCACCGGAATCGCCGCCAACAGCAAGAAGCAGAACGCCGCCTGGGAGTTCGTCAAGTACATCACCACGGACACGGACGCGGTGGTCAACTTCTCCAACGGCATCCACAACGTGCCCTCCACCCTCGCCGCCCTCAAGTCCCCGAAGCTGAAGTACGACCCGCGCTTCAAGACGTTCCTGGACATCGCGTCGAACCAGTACTCGACGACAAGTCCCGCCTCGATCAACGGCGGTGTGTACCTGACGACGATCCAGAACCTCGGCTACGACTACGAGAGCGGCAAGGTGAAGGACCTGGACTCCGCCCTCAAGAGCACGGCCAAGCAGATCGACACCGACATCGCGCAGGCGAAGTAG
- a CDS encoding sugar ABC transporter permease, with product MSTITLASKRRRSALRTLAFMSPWLIGFAVFFAYPLISTVYFSFMHYDGFKPPTWVGTKNWTYVFKNYPYFWPAMRNTLWLVVVMVSLRVVFGLGVGLLITKIKTATGVFRTLFYLPYLAPPVAATMAFAFLLNPGTGPVNSLLEKVGIPAPGWFNDPTWSKPALTLLALWGIGDLMVIFMAALLDVPQEQYEAAELDGASAWQRFRFVTLPNISPIVMFAVVTGVIQTMQYYTQPLIAGKVASGVIQGAGTQFEPGYPEKSTLTLPQLVYNLGFQRFDYGSACVVALVLFALSMVFTAFLMRRRGGLNLAGD from the coding sequence ATGAGCACCATTACCCTGGCGTCGAAGCGCCGCCGGTCGGCGCTTCGCACCCTCGCCTTCATGTCGCCCTGGCTGATCGGCTTCGCGGTCTTCTTCGCGTATCCGCTGATCTCGACGGTCTATTTCTCGTTCATGCACTACGACGGCTTCAAGCCGCCGACGTGGGTGGGGACGAAGAACTGGACGTACGTCTTCAAGAACTATCCGTACTTCTGGCCCGCGATGCGCAACACCCTGTGGCTGGTCGTGGTGATGGTCAGCCTCCGGGTCGTATTCGGCCTGGGCGTAGGGCTGTTGATCACCAAGATCAAGACGGCGACCGGTGTCTTCCGGACGCTCTTCTACCTGCCCTACCTCGCCCCGCCCGTCGCGGCGACGATGGCCTTCGCGTTCCTCCTCAACCCCGGTACGGGGCCCGTCAATTCACTCCTGGAGAAGGTCGGCATCCCGGCCCCCGGCTGGTTCAACGACCCCACCTGGTCCAAGCCGGCGCTCACCCTGCTCGCCCTCTGGGGCATCGGCGACCTGATGGTCATCTTCATGGCCGCGCTGCTCGACGTACCCCAAGAGCAGTACGAGGCCGCGGAGTTGGACGGGGCCTCGGCCTGGCAGCGGTTCCGGTTCGTCACGCTGCCGAACATCTCACCCATCGTGATGTTCGCCGTCGTCACCGGCGTGATCCAGACCATGCAGTACTACACACAGCCGCTCATCGCCGGGAAGGTCGCGTCCGGCGTCATCCAGGGCGCCGGCACCCAGTTCGAGCCCGGCTACCCGGAGAAGTCCACGCTCACCCTCCCCCAGCTCGTCTACAACCTCGGCTTCCAGCGCTTCGACTACGGCTCGGCCTGCGTGGTGGCACTCGTCCTGTTCGCCCTGTCGATGGTGTTCACCGCGTTCCTGATGCGGCGCCGGGGCGGCCTCAACCTGGCAGGTGACTGA
- a CDS encoding carbohydrate ABC transporter permease — protein MAQVLDKPVELRAPVTPAERTARRKALMEWIAVHSLGVAAALFFTLPFVFVFLTSLMSDSQALSRDLIPHTWEWGNYKKVFDTPGFLTWWKNTLIYAGLGTVLTVVSSIPVAYALAKFRFRGRNLSLMLVISMMMLPPQVVIIPMYLFWAKQLDLSGTLWPLIIPMAFGDAFSIFLLRQFLMTIPNEYLDAAKVDGCGEFKTLVRVVLPMAKPGIAAVALFQFFYAWNDYFGPQIYASENPGAWTLSYGLESFKGAHHTDWNLTMAATVLVMAPVILVFFFAQKAFVEGVTLTGVKG, from the coding sequence ATGGCCCAAGTACTGGACAAGCCCGTGGAGTTGAGGGCGCCGGTGACCCCCGCCGAGCGCACCGCCCGCCGCAAGGCGCTCATGGAGTGGATCGCGGTCCACTCGCTCGGCGTCGCCGCGGCCCTCTTCTTCACGCTCCCCTTCGTGTTCGTGTTCCTGACCTCGCTGATGAGCGACAGCCAGGCCCTGAGCCGCGACCTCATCCCGCACACCTGGGAGTGGGGCAACTACAAGAAGGTCTTCGACACCCCGGGCTTCCTCACCTGGTGGAAGAACACGCTGATCTACGCCGGTCTCGGCACCGTCCTGACCGTCGTGTCGTCGATCCCGGTGGCGTACGCGCTCGCCAAGTTCCGCTTCCGGGGCCGGAATCTGTCGCTGATGCTCGTCATCTCGATGATGATGCTGCCGCCGCAGGTCGTGATCATCCCCATGTACCTGTTCTGGGCCAAGCAGTTGGACCTCTCGGGCACGCTGTGGCCGCTGATCATCCCTATGGCGTTCGGCGACGCGTTCTCCATCTTCCTGCTCCGGCAGTTCCTGATGACCATCCCGAACGAGTACCTGGACGCGGCGAAGGTCGACGGCTGCGGCGAGTTCAAGACGCTCGTGCGGGTCGTGCTGCCGATGGCCAAGCCCGGTATCGCCGCTGTGGCGCTCTTCCAGTTCTTCTACGCCTGGAACGACTACTTCGGGCCGCAGATCTACGCGTCCGAGAACCCCGGTGCCTGGACGCTGAGTTACGGCCTGGAGTCGTTCAAGGGCGCGCACCACACCGACTGGAATCTCACCATGGCCGCGACCGTACTGGTCATGGCCCCCGTGATCCTCGTGTTCTTCTTCGCACAGAAGGCGTTCGTCGAGGGCGTCACGCTCACCGGAGTGAAGGGTTAA
- a CDS encoding 6-phospho-beta-glucosidase gives MKLTVVGGGSTYTPELIDGFARLRDTLPVEELVLVDPAPERLELVGGLARRIFARQGHPGRIVTTSDLDAGVEGADAVLLQLRVGGQAAREQDETWPLECGCVGQETTGAGGLAKALRTVPVVLDIAERVRRTNPDAWIIDFTNPVGIVTRALLQAGHKAVGLCNVAIGFQRKFAGLLGVTPTDVHLDHVGLNHLTWETGVRLGGPEGENVLPKLLGEHGDAIAADLSLPRVLLDRLGVVPSYYLRYFYAHDEVVRELRTKPSRASQVAEMERELLKMYADPALDEKPALLAKRGGAYYSEAAVDLAASLLGGGGSPYQVVNTYNKGTLPFLPDDAVIEVQAAVGAKGATPLAVADVDPLYAGLMANVTAYEDLALEAALRGGRDRVFRALLSHPLIGQYEYADALTDQLIAHNREHLAWA, from the coding sequence ATGAAACTCACCGTGGTCGGCGGAGGCTCGACCTACACCCCCGAACTCATCGACGGCTTCGCCCGGTTGAGGGACACCCTGCCCGTCGAGGAACTCGTCCTCGTCGACCCGGCGCCCGAACGCCTGGAACTGGTGGGCGGGTTGGCCCGCCGGATCTTCGCCAGGCAGGGGCATCCGGGCAGGATCGTGACGACGTCCGACCTGGACGCCGGGGTCGAGGGCGCCGACGCCGTGCTGCTGCAGCTCCGCGTCGGCGGGCAGGCGGCCCGCGAGCAGGACGAGACCTGGCCGCTGGAGTGCGGCTGCGTCGGCCAGGAGACGACCGGCGCGGGCGGCCTCGCCAAGGCGCTGCGGACCGTACCGGTGGTTCTCGACATCGCCGAGCGGGTCCGGCGTACGAACCCGGACGCCTGGATCATCGACTTCACCAACCCGGTGGGGATCGTCACCCGCGCCCTGCTCCAGGCCGGCCACAAGGCGGTCGGCCTGTGCAACGTGGCGATCGGCTTCCAGCGGAAGTTCGCCGGGCTGCTCGGGGTCACCCCGACCGATGTGCACCTCGACCATGTGGGCCTCAACCACCTCACCTGGGAGACCGGTGTGCGGCTCGGCGGTCCCGAGGGCGAGAACGTGCTGCCCAAGCTGCTCGGCGAGCACGGCGACGCCATCGCCGCCGACCTGAGCCTGCCCCGGGTCCTCCTCGACCGGCTCGGCGTCGTCCCGTCCTACTACCTGCGCTACTTCTACGCGCACGACGAGGTCGTACGGGAACTGCGGACCAAGCCGTCCCGGGCCTCCCAAGTGGCCGAGATGGAACGCGAGTTGCTGAAGATGTACGCCGACCCGGCCCTCGACGAGAAGCCCGCGCTGCTCGCCAAGCGCGGCGGGGCCTACTACTCCGAGGCCGCCGTCGACCTCGCCGCCTCGCTGCTCGGCGGCGGTGGGAGTCCGTACCAGGTGGTGAACACGTACAACAAGGGGACGCTGCCGTTCCTGCCGGACGACGCGGTGATCGAGGTGCAGGCCGCCGTCGGCGCGAAGGGGGCGACTCCCCTTGCCGTGGCGGACGTTGATCCGCTGTACGCGGGGCTGATGGCCAACGTGACCGCGTACGAGGACCTCGCTCTGGAGGCCGCGCTGCGCGGGGGCCGGGACCGGGTGTTCCGGGCGCTGCTCTCGCATCCCCTGATCGGCCAGTACGAGTACGCCGACGCCCTGACCGACCAGCTGATCGCGCACAACCGGGAGCACCTCGCGTGGGCCTGA
- a CDS encoding N-acetylglucosamine kinase — protein MGLTASVLAVDAGNSKTDVAVVAADGEILATARGGGFRPPVVGIGTAVDNVAEAVARAFAEAGVSSVDHVSACLANADFPVEEEQLAAALHARGWGASAEVRNDTFAVLRAGIPEPRGVAVVCGAGINCVGMRPDGRTARFPAIGRISGDWGGGWGLAEEALWHAARAEDGRGGPTALARTLPAYFGLESMYDLIEALHLEHVEHHRRHELTPVLFATAVDGDPVARSIVDRMAEEVVAMATVALTRLDLLDEEAPVLLGGSVLAARHPQLDDRIRELLAAKAPKAVATVVTARPVLGAVLLGLDHVGAAAGAHVRARAYYEH, from the coding sequence GTGGGCCTGACCGCAAGTGTCCTCGCCGTCGACGCGGGCAACAGCAAGACCGACGTCGCGGTCGTGGCGGCCGACGGGGAGATCCTCGCCACGGCCCGCGGCGGCGGGTTCCGGCCGCCGGTCGTGGGCATCGGGACGGCCGTCGACAATGTCGCCGAGGCCGTCGCCCGCGCCTTCGCGGAGGCGGGGGTGAGCTCGGTCGACCATGTGTCGGCCTGTCTCGCCAACGCCGACTTCCCCGTGGAGGAGGAGCAGTTGGCCGCCGCGCTGCACGCGCGCGGGTGGGGCGCGAGTGCGGAGGTGCGCAACGACACGTTCGCCGTGCTGCGCGCGGGCATCCCCGAACCGCGCGGGGTCGCCGTCGTCTGCGGGGCCGGCATCAACTGCGTCGGCATGCGGCCCGACGGCCGTACCGCCCGCTTCCCGGCGATCGGCCGTATCTCCGGTGACTGGGGCGGCGGTTGGGGCCTGGCGGAGGAGGCCCTGTGGCACGCCGCCCGCGCGGAGGACGGGCGCGGGGGCCCTACGGCCCTGGCGCGCACGCTGCCCGCGTACTTCGGCCTGGAGTCGATGTACGACCTCATCGAGGCGCTGCATCTGGAACACGTCGAACACCACCGCCGGCACGAGTTGACGCCGGTGCTGTTCGCGACGGCGGTGGACGGCGACCCGGTGGCCCGCTCGATCGTGGACCGGATGGCGGAGGAGGTGGTGGCGATGGCCACGGTCGCGCTGACCCGCCTCGACCTGCTCGACGAGGAGGCGCCGGTGCTGCTCGGCGGCAGCGTCCTCGCCGCCCGGCATCCCCAACTGGACGATCGGATAAGGGAGTTGCTGGCCGCCAAGGCGCCCAAGGCGGTAGCGACGGTCGTCACCGCGCGGCCGGTGCTGGGCGCCGTGCTGCTCGGTCTGGACCATGTGGGCGCCGCGGCCGGGGCACATGTGCGGGCCAGGGCCTATTACGAGCACTGA
- a CDS encoding glutamate ABC transporter substrate-binding protein, translating to MRARSDFFRRLSAVRRLRTGLKGWGGVGAMAAVCVLAVAFVLLLPLTQSRGEDGARLDGQRTVQGVQTKAPKCDESTIQDQSPSPSDDEGAAIKAIKDRGVLRVGVDQNSYRWGYRNPNSSSSDLEGFDIDLVHAIAENIFGSSYSSEKVQLLAIPTDQRIPAIQGNRVDMVVRTMTINCERADDVAFSAPYFLTGQQVLAPKSSTITGYNETLKDKRVCSASGSTANDQLNADKGHKIPASVQILPPVPNQLDCLVELQLGEADAVVTDGALAASQAAQDPTVELKGTPFTKEYYGVAMNKGATDLVRRVNRILETYRTDPADWRASYTKWLLPTLGKDSTSADPPTPHYK from the coding sequence ATGCGAGCACGGAGTGACTTCTTTCGCCGCCTGAGCGCGGTGCGACGGTTGCGAACCGGCCTGAAGGGCTGGGGCGGGGTGGGCGCGATGGCGGCCGTCTGCGTCCTCGCGGTCGCCTTCGTCCTGCTGCTGCCGCTCACCCAGTCGCGCGGCGAGGACGGTGCGCGGCTCGACGGACAGCGGACGGTCCAGGGCGTCCAGACCAAGGCCCCCAAGTGCGACGAGAGCACCATCCAGGACCAGAGCCCGTCCCCGTCGGACGACGAGGGCGCCGCGATCAAGGCCATCAAGGACCGCGGCGTGCTGCGGGTGGGCGTCGACCAGAACAGCTACCGCTGGGGCTACCGCAACCCCAACAGCTCCTCCAGTGACCTGGAGGGCTTCGACATCGACCTGGTCCACGCCATCGCCGAGAACATCTTCGGCAGCTCCTACAGCTCCGAAAAGGTCCAGCTCCTGGCCATCCCGACCGACCAGCGCATCCCGGCGATCCAGGGCAACCGCGTCGACATGGTGGTCCGCACCATGACGATCAACTGCGAGCGCGCCGACGACGTCGCCTTCTCCGCCCCGTACTTCCTCACCGGCCAGCAGGTCCTCGCCCCGAAGTCGTCGACGATCACGGGCTACAACGAGACCCTCAAGGACAAGAGGGTCTGCTCGGCGTCGGGCTCCACGGCGAACGACCAGCTGAACGCGGACAAGGGCCACAAGATCCCGGCCAGTGTCCAGATCCTGCCCCCCGTCCCCAACCAGCTGGACTGCCTGGTGGAGCTCCAGCTCGGTGAGGCGGACGCGGTGGTGACCGACGGCGCGCTCGCCGCGAGCCAGGCCGCGCAGGACCCGACGGTGGAGCTGAAGGGCACCCCCTTCACCAAGGAGTACTACGGCGTCGCGATGAACAAGGGCGCCACCGACCTGGTGCGCCGGGTCAACCGAATACTGGAGACCTACCGCACCGACCCGGCCGACTGGCGGGCCTCGTACACGAAATGGTTGCTGCCGACCCTGGGTAAGGATTCGACGTCGGCCGACCCGCCCACACCGCACTACAAGTGA